CTAAGCGATTGTGAATGTATGGTAAAGTTTTCATTTTTATGTGCTTTTATAGATTGAAACTTTAGGTAAGCTTCTGAGGTTTCAGGTTCTGTTTGTTAAGGTTATATTTGTTCATCATATATGATGATGAGTTACTGAAACTTGAATTTTGTGGTGCTGTTGTACAGGGAAGAAGTTGTAGGGATTAGATTTGTGGAGAAGCTATACTGTGGTAGAGCAAAGGAACACTCGTTGGTTCTGAGAAGCTGATCGAGATTGGGGAAACTGTTATTATTCTTACTCACTAGGTTTCAAGTTAGAGAATTGCTTTTTTCTTCTGTTTCGTTCTCTTCTTTAGGGTATATTGGTAGCAAAGCAGATTGGTGAAAGAAACTCTTGTAGTAATCTGACTGACATATCAACATGTACTTTTGTCAAGTGTTATTAGTATTATGGTTTGTGTATCAACGCCTGTGGTCTCATTTCTCCTTTTCTTTTTTTTTTTTTATGATCTGCAATTAGTCTTTTTGCGTAATCAGGTCTCAGAATTGCCTTAACAGATTTAACACAATGCATAAAGGGGTTCTTTGGAGACATTCATATTGACATCATAGATGTTCTTTCCATAATTCACTTTTTGGAACTGATCAAACCCACCAAGCTATTGATTTGGCTGTTTGCTTATGTGACTTTTGCATCAATCTGAATCTCCAGGATAAGACTCTTGTGACCTGATGGAACACGAGTTGACACATGAGGCTCTATCACAGTTGGATGTCTCTATTTGAGATTGTGGACATCAAATTAAAGAGAAGCAAGACTTGAGAGTAGATGTAAAAGTCAGTTAAAGAAAATATAGATTTCACACTGATCAAAGAAGAATTTTCATATGATCGTTAAAACAAATTAAGTTGAGCATATATCTTTTTTTCTGGTCATTATTAATCTATAGTTTCTATGAATTTATGTGTCTCAGTGATATAAGAAATCGAAATATCCATATATAATATGTATATCCTTTTCTAAAACCCTGCGAGGTTTATAGCGTTGATCTGGATCATCTGTTCATTGCTCATCTCACATCATAAAAACCTACTCAAGAGGGGAAAAGACGACACATCTCTGACTGTGCTTGTAATTTTCAGCTTAAGAAACATAGTTGTTCAATTACAGAGAAACAAAGAAGTTTGCTAAAAAAGTAAAAACAGATTAATGAGAAAACATCAAGCTAAACTAGAAACGATACCCCAAATCTTATTTGATACGGATAGACATAGTGGTTCCTTTGGATTTCTTCTTCCAGATTCCTCAGGTAGCTTATAAAAGACATGTACCAAAAAAAAAGAAAAGGTTAATTCAGGTGACTTCACTATAATATTTTTGTTTCTTCCAGTGTTTTCTAACAAGTTGATTTAAACCTCTGGAAAATTACCTTTTTAATGAGTTGTGGTGCTGCTGATTCTGCGCTTGTTTCGGGCAAAAGGGTTCATGAACCACTCTGGTTTGTAGGAAAAAAGTATATATCCAATCACCCATCCAAAGGCAATACCAGGTATGAATCCTATTACAGCTGCTATCCAACTCAACACCTCTTCTTCTTCTTCCCCTGATTCCGGCGTTTCATGCGGTGTTGGCGTGTGAATATCTCTGCAAATTTCTTCAAGAGAAGGGCCAAAAAGTCCCTTGTTATCCTCAAAGGAAGTGCAGTTGAGCCTTAGAAACTGAGTGCCTCCTGGTACTAGACCTGTAAGCTTGTTATGAGAGAAGTTCATGTAGGAAAGGAATGAGAGTTCCCCTAGACCTTGAGGAATTTCTCCTGAAAACTGGTTTTGGGAAACGTCCAGTGACTCAAGAGCTGTCAGGTTTCCCATAGATGAAGGGATGTGGCCAGAGAAAGCATTGTTAGACAAGTTGAGCACATGAAGCTCTTTCAACATACCTATGGAGCTTGGGATCTCTCCTTCAAATTTGTTTCCTGAAAAGTCGAGTGCTGTGTAAATCTTTAGGATACGTACAAACTCCATCTCTATACCTTTATTCATCAACACCACTGAATCATGGTAATATGAATCTCCCATGTACATTTCATCAGGCTGATAATAAATTGACCCAAGTGATGACATAGCACTCCACTCCACAAAGTAGTGTGAAGGCAAAGCTCCATTGAAGTGATTGTGCGATATGTCGATGATTTGCAATTTAGGGAACGAAGTATGATGTATCGTTCCATAGAAGGCATTGGAGCGTAACACAAGAATTTTTAACTCTGGTAGAAAACTCAACCAAAATGGAAACGTATCATTGAAGAAGTTGCTTTCCACGTTCAGAACTTCAAGACTAGAGAACCGGATCAAAGTTCTTGGAAGCTTTCCCGTAAGTTGGTTATGACCGACGTCAAGCGCTCTTAAGTTTCCAAATATATTCTCCGGAAGACCTCCATGAAGATGATTTTGACCAAGGTTTAGATCTGTAAGAGTATTGTTGAGATTTCCCAGACAACGAGGGATTGAACCATTGAAGTTGTTGTTTGATAAATCAAGAATGAATACAAAGCGCAAATCACATATTAAAGAGGGAATCTTTCCCGTGAAATTGTTGTTGGAGGCTAACAAGGCCATTAAAGATAGCCCATGTTTCGTTGAGTTTTCGAAGCCAGTGAAGGTGTTGTTGGAAAGATTCAGGTAAATCAGCTTTGGTAGCTTCCATAACCAGCCAGGCACCTGTCCTTTGATTTTATTGTTAGAAATGTCTAGCTTCTCCATATTTTGCAATCTTACAAACTCCGGGAGCTCGGTGATACCGCAGCCTGACAAGTGCAACTGATACAAAGAAGAAGGATCTGAAATTGTACTCTTGTTTGTGGCTGAAACATGGTTGCCTGAGAGATCCAACACACCGAGCCTCTTAAAATATGACAAGAAATCATTCAAGTCAATCGTAGTGGTCGTGTTCAAATCTGATAGATCAAGAAGTTTGAGCCACTTGAGATGTGAGAAGATACTAAAGTCAACTTGACCTTGTGTTTTGTAACGGGAAAGGTCAAGTCTGACAAGGTTGGTAAATTTGGATATCGTGCCCGGAATCGGCCCTCTCAAGTTGTTATTGCCAACGACTAACACTCGTAGCTTAGGTGGTGAAGATATATTCCCAAGCTCAAGAATACCGTTGAGTTGGTTATCAGACAATATAACATATTCAATAGAAGGAATGGTGAAGAGAGAAGAAGGCAGGGTCCCAGTGAAAGCGTTGTAACTTGCTCTAAAAAACGTCAATTTGGATAGTGAAGTGATGTTATGAGGAATTGTTCTTGTGAACTGATTGTAGCTGAGTTCTAAAGATGACAAATTTGTCAAATTCAGTAGTGCAATGGGAAAGCTTCCATTGAGCCTATTTA
This sequence is a window from Brassica oleracea var. oleracea cultivar TO1000 chromosome C1, BOL, whole genome shotgun sequence. Protein-coding genes within it:
- the LOC106333101 gene encoding receptor-like protein 12, which translates into the protein MKGYWNLTSTISLTLSILFLFGYSYEDVSAVPTTHLCRPDQRDALLQFKNEFEVLNSSFAYDCYFDDYIVKRHPKTESWRNNSDCCTWEGITCNVKSGEVIELDLSCSYLHGQFHSSSSLQNLHSLTTLDLSRNRFSGQIMSSIKNLSHITSLDLSQNGFSEFIPSSIVDLSYLTFLDLSYNRFSGHIPSLIGNLSHLTSLNLSVNNIVGEIPSSFGNLNHLTTLFVAVNRLNGSFPIALLNLTNLSSLELSYNQFTRTIPHNITSLSKLTFFRASYNAFTGTLPSSLFTIPSIEYVILSDNQLNGILELGNISSPPKLRVLVVGNNNLRGPIPGTISKFTNLVRLDLSRYKTQGQVDFSIFSHLKWLKLLDLSDLNTTTTIDLNDFLSYFKRLGVLDLSGNHVSATNKSTISDPSSLYQLHLSGCGITELPEFVRLQNMEKLDISNNKIKGQVPGWLWKLPKLIYLNLSNNTFTGFENSTKHGLSLMALLASNNNFTGKIPSLICDLRFVFILDLSNNNFNGSIPRCLGNLNNTLTDLNLGQNHLHGGLPENIFGNLRALDVGHNQLTGKLPRTLIRFSSLEVLNVESNFFNDTFPFWLSFLPELKILVLRSNAFYGTIHHTSFPKLQIIDISHNHFNGALPSHYFVEWSAMSSLGSIYYQPDEMYMGDSYYHDSVVLMNKGIEMEFVRILKIYTALDFSGNKFEGELHVLNLSNNAFSGHIPSSMGNLTALESLDVSQNQFSGEIPQGLGELSFLSYMNFSHNKLTGLVPGGTQFLRLNCTSFEDNKGLFGPSLEEICRDIHTPTPHETPESGEEEEEVLSWIAAVIGFIPGIAFGWVIGYILFSYKPEWFMNPFARNKRRISSTTTH